Proteins encoded by one window of Arachis ipaensis cultivar K30076 chromosome B04, Araip1.1, whole genome shotgun sequence:
- the LOC107637341 gene encoding receptor-like protein kinase FERONIA, whose translation MGVLSVLSCFIKPSSDSYPTLMSAKPPSSIVNELCHQFSLAEIQSAIARNPNEFSKLGQPRGFKNVFKGYLQNSNIPIAIKRCSIGSFSQQLFSEFKNEIVLLCQLHHPNLMPLTGFCIERNELIIVYEYMSNGSLFDHLHHIYHDPLSWKRRLQICIGVARGLHYLHTGAKHVIIHRHIKTSNILLDDNWEPKVSEEIVDPFLKSKIDSDCWRTFVDITERCLAEDGRERPDMGEVELELEHALQLQEEADAKIIGSENFDRI comes from the exons ATGGGTGTTCTTTCAGTTTTGTCTTGTTTCATTAAACCATCTTCTGATTCTTATCCAACACTCATGTCAGCAAAACCACCTTCATCCATTGTAAATGAACTTTGCCATCAGTTTTCTCTTGCAGAGATACAATCAGCAATAGCAAGAAATCCCAACGAGTTTTCGAAACTAGGACAACCCCGTGGATTCAAGAATGTTTTCAAAGGTTATCTGCAGAATAGTAATATCCCAATTGCCATCAAGAGGTGCagcattggatcattttcacagCAGCTGTTCTCAGAGTTCAAGAATGAGATTGTCTTGCTTTGTCAGCTGCACCATCCTAATCTCATGCCTCTAACCGGATTCTGTATCGAAAGAAACGAGTTGATTATCGTGTACGAATACATGTCTAATGGCTCCCTTTTTGATCATCTTCATCATATATACCATGATCCACTTTCATGGAAGAGGAGGCTTCAAATTTGCATAGGTGTGGCTCGTGGACTTCACTATCTTCACACTGGAGCCAAGCATGTTATCATCCACCGCCACATTAAGACAAGTAACATTCTTTTGGATGATAACTGGGAGCCTAAAGTTTCAG AGGAAATTGTTGATCCATTTCTCAAGTCAAAGATTGATTCAGATTGTTGGAGAACTTTTGTTGACATCACTGAGAGATGTTTGGCTGAAGATGGAAGGGAGAGGCCAGACATGGGGGAAGTGGAGTTGGAGCTTGAACATGCACTGCAATTGCAAGAGGAAGCTGATGCCAAGATTATTGGTTCAGAAAATTTTGATAGAATATGA
- the LOC107635440 gene encoding PI-PLC X domain-containing protein At5g67130 codes for MGSLLCLLMVILPSLFYNVSAACSNGTCRLLDECSSDKDCGSGLYCFSCPFGFTGSRCVRSSITNQFKLINNSLPFNKYAFLTTHNSYAIEGEPSHTGVPRVTVTNQEDNVTQQLNNGVRALMLDTYDFKGDVWLCHSFGGNCYDFTAFEPAIDTLKEIEAFLSANPSEIVTIILEDYVHTPNGLTKVFTDAGLMKYWFPLSRMPKNGGDWPLVSDMVSKNQRLLVFTSIKSKEQSEGIAYQWNYMVENQYGDGGMKNGSCPNRAESSPLNDKSKSLVLVNYFQTTPIKLITCKENSGALIGMLRTCYGDSGNRWANFVAVDFYKRSEGGGSFQAVDTLNGKLLCGCDDVHACQAGSTSQACSST; via the exons ATGGGTTCTCTTCTCTGCTTGCTTATGGTTATTCTCCCATCATTGTTTTACAATGTTTCAGCTGCTTGTTCTAATGGAACTTGCAGG CTACTTGATGAGTGTTCATCTGATAAAGATTGTGGAAGTGGACTGTATTGTTTCTCATGTCCATTTGGGTTCACAGGCTCAAGGTGTGTCAGATCATCAATCACTAATCAATTCAAGCTCATA AACAATTCTCTACCGTTCAACAAATATGCATTTTTGACAACACACAATTCATATGCAATCGAAGGGGAGCCATCTCACACAGGCGTGCCACGTGTCACAGTCACCAACCAAGAAGACAATGTTACACAACAACTTAAT AATGGAGTTAGAGCACTAATGCTGGATACATATGATTTTAAAGGGGATGTTTGGTTATGCCATTCATTTGGAGGCAATTGCTATGACTTCACAGCTTTT GAACCTGCTATAGACACACTGAAGGAAATTGAAGCTTTTCTTTCAGCAAATCCATCAGAAATTGTCACAATTATCTTGGAAGATTATGTTCATACCCCAAATGGTTTGACAAAGGTTTTCACTGATGCTGGACTAATGAAGTATTGGTTCCCCCTAAGTAGAATGCCCAAGAATGGTGGAGATTGGCCTCTTGTTAGTGACATGGTTTCCAAAAACCAAAGATTACTAGTCTTCACTTCTATCAAGTCTAAGGAACAAAGTGAAGGCATTGCATACCAGTGGAATTACATGGTTGAAAATCAAT ATGGAGATGGTGGAATGAAAAATGGAAGCTGTCCAAACAGGGCAGAGTCATCTCCTCTTAATGACAAAAGCAAATCATTGGTGTTGGTAAACTATTTCCAAACTACTCCAATTAAGCTAATCACATGTAAAGAGAACTCTGGAGCACTAATTGGTATGCTAAGAACTTGTTATGGTGATTCTGGTAACCGTTGGGCTAATTTTGTTGCTGTTGATTTCTACAAG AGAAGTGAGGGAGGAGGTTCTTTTCAAGCAGTGGACACTCTCAATGGGAAGCTATTGTGTGGATGTGATGATGTTCATGCATGTCAG GCTGGATCAACTTCACAAGCTTGTTCATCAACATAG
- the LOC107635439 gene encoding receptor-like protein kinase FERONIA, with translation MNYFFSHFHVYRSSNMILLLFLLVLHQQHYFIKPIYAYSRVEDLAINCGTESNSIVLANKRIWIGDATNSKHFSVLESSPQKNQSSISVATPHRDDPYGTSRISHYEFTYSIHGVTPGHKFIKLHFNPASYPNFHPSKSVFSVKAGPYTLLRDFNASGAAQEHRDHHHHSDPNKILLIEYQHCIKVEPGQNLTLTFIPNTTHKDSYAFVNGIEVMSLFKYHDQCNKQKKSRFRFSEVVHHEESCMNCSPSAQPPPSQTKPASISGGVLYCVIAVSVFISMSSIFLLCIWVWRNSRMKHKAKMELIYEETTNSRKSSITLASGNSCRCFSIIEISAATINFDDIFVVGVGGFGKVYKGYIDDGTKPIAIKRFIPENGVQGVQEFKNEVEMLSQLSHPHLVPLIGYCNDEDDMIIVYDFMANGTLRDHLYGTCNTPLSWKQRLKICIGAGLGLEYLHSGAKFKIIHRDVKTSNILLDEEWVAKVSDFGLSKIGPNGESKFHVSTEVKGSLGYLDPEYSKTKRLTHKSDVYSFGVVLLEVLCGRAPLLRKVEGPKRCLVEWARSCQSEGPHAIDQMVDPFIRGKIVQECLSKFVEMALNCVVHEGNQRPSMGQVVEGLELALQLQLKSED, from the coding sequence ATGAACTATTTTTTCAGCCATTTCCATGTTTATAGATCATCAAACATGATATTATTGTTATTCTTATTAGTTCTTCACCAACAACACTATTTCATCAAACCTATATACGCCTATTCTCGTGTAGAAGATTTAGCAATCAACTGTGGCACTGAATCAAACTCTATTGTTCTAGCTAACAAGCGAATTTGGATTGGAGACGCTACCAATTCGAAACACTTTTCTGTCTTAGAATCATCACCACAGAAGAATCAATCTTCAATATCTGTTGCTACTCCTCATCGTGATGATCCTTATGGCACTTCAAGAATCTCTCACTATGAATTCACATATTCAATTCATGGTGTCACTCCTGGTCACAAGTTCATTAAGCTTCACTTCAACCCTGCTTCATACCCCAATTTCCATCCTTCTAAGTCCGTGTTTTCTGTGAAAGCAGGACCTTATACTCTTCTCAGGGACTTCAACGCTTCAGGTGCTGCTCAAGAACACcgagatcatcatcatcatagtgATCCAAACAAGATTCTACTTATTGAGTATCAGCACTGCATAAAAGTTGAACCAGGTCAGAATCTAACCTTGACCTTCATCCCAAACACCACTCATAAAGATTCTTATGCCTTTGTTAATGGGATTGAGGTCATGTCTTTGTTCAAGTACCATGATCAATGCAACAAGCAAAAGAAATCGAGGTTCAGATTTTCTGAGGTAGTTCATCATGAAGAGTCATGCATGAATTGTTCACCATCAGCACAACCACCACCATCGCAGACAAAGCCTGCATCAATATCTGGTGGTGTTCTTTACTGTGTCATTGCAGTTTCTGTTTTCATTTCGATGTCTTCTATTTTCCTCTTATGTATCTGGGTTTGGAGAAACTCTAGAATGAAGCACAAGGCCAAGATGGAATTGATCTATGAAGAGACAACAAATTCAAGAAAATCATCAATAACACTGGCCTCAGGGAACTCATGTCGTTGCTTCTCAATCATTGAGATAAGTGCAGCCACCATCAACTTCGATGACATCTTTGTTGTTGGTGTTGGAGGTTTTGGCAAAGTTTACAAAGGCTATATCGATGATGGCACGAAGCCTATCGCCATCAAGCGCTTCATCCCTGAAAATGGTGTGCAAGGTGTTCAAGAGTTCAAGAACGAGGTCGAGATGTTGTCTCAACTTAGCCACCCTCATTTGGTGCCTTTGATTGGTTATTGCAACGACGAAGACGACATGATAATCGTCTATGATTTCATGGCGAATGGGACCCTCCGGGATCATCTGTATGGGACTTGTAATACACCTCTTTCATGGAAGCAAAGACTTAAGATATGCATAGGGGCAGGGCTAGGATTGGAATATCTCCACAGTGGAGCAAAATTCAAGATCATTCATCGTGATGTGAAGACATCAAATATCTTGTTGGATGAGGAATGGGTGGCTAAGGTTTCTGATTTTGGGTTGTCCAAAATTGGACCAAATGGGGAGTCAAAGTTCCATGTTAGCACAGAGGTTAAGGGTAGTCTTGGATATTTAGACCCTGAATACTCAAAGACTAAGAGGTTGACTCATAAATCTGATGTGTATTCTTTTGGTGTGGTGTTGCTTGAGGTGTTGTGTGGTAGGGCACCTTTGCTTAGAAAAGTTGAGGGACCAAAGAGGTGCCTTGTGGAATGGGCAAGGTCCTGCCAAAGTGAGGGACCCCATGCCATTGACCAAATGGTTGATCCGTTTATTAGGGGCAAGATTGTCCAAGAATGTTTGAGCAAGTTTGTTGAGATGGCACTGAATTGTGTTGTTCATGAAGGAAATCAGAGGCCATCAATGGGACAAGTGGTGGAGGGACTTGAACTTGCCTTGCAGCTTCAACTAAAATCAGAAGACTGA
- the LOC107635444 gene encoding receptor-like protein kinase ANXUR2 — translation MGLFCLWCNTRPRETKQPSTTIQELCHQFSFAEIQSATCNFNESLVIGQDGIGTFYKGFIETSSTHVAIKHCNKDSLDLGFKHEAVLLCQLHHPNLIPLVGFCIERNELILVYEYMSNGSLYDHIHGRNFNPLSWKRRLQICIGVARSLHYLHTGAKYVIIHRDVKTSNILLDSSMEPKVSGLTFSKRGPLSISKTLTRVESRVLGTWGYADPEYVATGFLTEKSDTYSFGIVLLEVLSAKLALDIHKEHLENCNQSLKSYAEEIVDPFLKSKIAPDCLKTFFDITERCLLKEGRERPDMGEVELQLEHALKSQEEADAKI, via the coding sequence ATGGGTTTGTTTTGTTTGTGGTGTAATACAAGGCCAAGGGAAACAAAACAACCTTCAACCACCATACAAGAACTTTGTCATCAATTTTCTTTTGCTGAGATACAATCAGCAACATGTAACTTCAATGAGTCTTTGGTAATTGGACAAGATGGAATTGGCACTTTTTACAAAGGTTTTATAGAGACAAGTTCTACCCATGTTGCCATCAAACACTGCAACAAGGATTCTCTTGATCTCGGGTTTAAGCATGAGGCTGTTTTGCTTTGTCAGCTTCACCATCCCAATCTGATTCCTCTAGTTGGATTTTGCATCGAAAGGAACGAGCTCATTCTTGTGTATGAGTACATGTCCAATGGCTCCCTTTATGATCACATTCATGGTAGAAACTTTAATCCACTTTCATGGAAGAGGAGGCTTCAAATTTGCATTGGGGTGGCGCGTTCACTGCACTATCTTCATACAGGAGCCAAATATGTTATCATTCATCGTGATGTTAAGACAAGTAACATTCTTTTGGATAGTAGTATGGAGCCTAAAGTTTCTGGTTTAACATTTTCCAAAAGGGGACCTCTTAGTATCTCAAAGACATTGACAAGGGTGGAGTCCAGGGTGCTGGGAACATGGGGATATGCTGATCCAGAATATGTGGCAACTGGTTTTTTGACCGAAAAATCAGATACATATTCATTTGGAATAGTTTTGTTAGAAGTTTTGAGTGCAAAGCTGGCACTAGACATTCACAAGGAACACTTGGAAAACTGCAATCAATCACTCAAGTCATATGCAGAGGAAATCGTTGATCCTTTTCTTAAGTCAAAGATTGCTCCAGATTGTTTGAAAACATTTTTTGACATCACTGAGAGATGTTTGCTCAAAGAGGGAAGGGAGAGGCCAGACATGGGGGAAGTGGAACTCCAACTTGAACATGCACTAAAATCTCAAGAGGAAGCTGATGCCAAGATTTGA
- the LOC107635443 gene encoding receptor-like protein kinase FERONIA produces MGFPFFSSLSCFGDSSQRATNPSSSDPTLISTEPPSSIITELCHQFTLAEIQSVTRNFEKSLGESRFGIVHRGYVGNTSKPVAVKQYKKDSGFGFLEFKNEIVLLSQLHHPNLISLVGFCVERNELILVNELLPKGTLYRHLHGRNIHPLPWKRRLQICIGVARGLHYLHTGAKYTIIHRDIKTSNILLDDNWEPKVSGLTLSKRVSLRSSKSLKRTESDIKGTYGYKDPEYERTGVLTEKSDVYSFGVVLLEVVSAKPPREIYREYLEDCNQSLESYAEKNVDRFLKSKIEPDCWKIFVDITERCLLAEGRERPDMGEVEVELQHALQFQEEADRI; encoded by the coding sequence atgGGTTTTCCCTTCTTTTCAAGCTTGTCTTGTTTCGGTGACTCAAGTCAAAGGGCGACAAATCCATCTTCTTCTGATCCCACACTCATCTCAACAGAACCACCTTCATCTATCATAACTGAACTCTGCCATCAGTTTACACTTGCAGAGATACAATCAGTGACAAGAAACTTCGAAAAGTCTTTGGGAGAAAGCAGGTTTGGTATTGTTCACAGAGGCTATGTAGGAAATACTTCTAAACCGGTTGCAGTCAAGCAGTATAAGAAGGACTCAGGTTTTGGTTTCTTGGAGTTCAAGAATGAGATTGTCTTGCTTTCGCAGCTGCACCACCCCAACCTCATCTCTTTGGTTGGGTTTTGCGTCGAAAGAAATGAGTTAATTCTTGTAAATGAGTTGCTTCCTAAGGGTACTCTTTATCGTCATCTTCACGGTCGAAACATTCATCCACTTCCATGGAAGAGGAGGCTACAGATTTGCATAGGCGTGGCACGTGGACTTCACTATCTTCACACTGGAGCCAAGTATACTATCATTCACCGCGACATTAAGACAAGTAACATTCTTTTGGATGATAACTGGGAGCCTAAAGTTTCAGGTTTAACACTGTCCAAAAGAGTATCTCTTAGGAGCTCAAAGTCATTGAAAAGGACTGAGTCAGATATAAAAGGAACATATGGATATAAAGATCCAGAATATGAAAGAACTGGAGTGCTGACTGAAAAATCAGATGTATATTCTTTTGGGGTAGTTCTGTTAGAAGTTGTAAGTGCAAAGCCGCCGCGGGAGATTTACAGGGAATACTTGGAAGACTGCAATCAGTCTCTCGAGTCATATGCAGAGAAAAATGTTGATCGATTTCTTAAGTCAAAGATTGAACCAGATTGTTGGAAAATATTTGTTGACATCACTGAGAGATGCTTGCTTGCAGAGGGGAGGGAGAGGCCAGACATGGGGGAAGTGGAGGTGGAGCTTCAACATGCACTGCAATTTCAGGAGGAAGCTGATAGAATATGA
- the LOC107635441 gene encoding receptor-like protein kinase ANXUR2: protein MGIMLDKYLSFCHSEHVSSSKKLYPSIIEELCPQFSLEDLRKSTNNFDANHLTEISAYNRVYKCCIKHNGASDFTVALKRLNRETDLWKFKKEIEFHFQLHHPNLVSLIGFCNHKDEKILVYEHMSNGSLYDYLCSKNIEDLSWKKLLEICIGAAKGLHYLHTGTKCPIFHCDMKPHNILLDKNMVPKLSHLGFSLQGPPLNSKPKPVKVDMVMGSAGYIAPEHVLTRIFTDKCDVYSFGMVLIEVVSTTYKHTIFDKIIMLESSSDFSLDPFDLMNPFVDISEMLERFSVDEIIDPILMRKIAPECLAVFIDVTKRCLSREANERPNIGEVEVELELALALQEEADDRNHGGGW from the exons ATGGGGATAATGCTTGATAAGTATTTGAGTTTCTGCCATTCAGAGCATGTAAGTTCATCTAAGAAGCTGTATCCATCAATAATTGAAGAGCTATGCCCACAGTTCTCTCTTGAAGATCTTAGGAAATCAACCAACAACTTTGATGCAAACCATTTAACTGAAATATCAGCATATAATAGAGTATACAAATGTTGTATCAAACATAATGGTGCAAGTGATTTCACAGTGGCATTGAAGAGGTTGAATCGCGAAACCGACCTATGGAAGTTCAAGAAGGAAATCGAATTCCACTTCCAACTTCACCATCCAAATTTAGTCTCCCTTATAGGATTCTGCAACCACAAAGATGAGAAGATTCTTGTGTACGAACACATGTCCAATGGCTCTCTCTATGATTACCTATGTTCCAAGAATATAGAAGATTTGTCATGGAAGAAATTGTTAGAAATATGCATTGGAGCAGCAAAAGGACTACACTATCTTCACACAGGAACCAAGTGCCCCATCTTTCACTGTGACATGAAACCTCATAACATTCTTTTGGACAAAAACATGGTACCTAAACTCTCACATCTTGGATTTTCCTTGCAGGGGCCACCTTTGAATTCAAAACCAAAACCAGTAAAAGTTGACATGGTTATGG GTTCAGCTGGTTACATAGCACCTGAGCAtgtcctaaccagaatcttcacAGATAAATGTGATGTTTATTCATTTGGTATGGTCCTAATAGAAGTTGTATCCACTACTTACAAGCACACCATCTTTGACAAAATCATCATGTTGGAGAGCTCATCAGATTTCTCTCTCGATCCATTTGATTTAATGAATCCATTCGTGGATATATCTGAAATGTTGGAGAGATTCTCAGTTGATGAGATTATTGATCCAATTCTGATGAGAAAGATAGCACCAGAATGTTTGGCAGTATTCATAGATGTCACAAAAAGATGCTTGAGCAGAGAAGCAAATGAAAGACCAAATATAGGTGAAGTAGAGGTTGAACTGGAGCTAGCACTAGCACTGCAAGAGGAGGCCGATGACCGGAATCATGGTGGTGGCTGGTGA